In Eriocheir sinensis breed Jianghai 21 chromosome 29, ASM2467909v1, whole genome shotgun sequence, a single genomic region encodes these proteins:
- the LOC127005145 gene encoding sodium/potassium-transporting ATPase subunit alpha-like isoform X5, giving the protein MADTGRADSYRHATDRTIPDDNRTVQGDPKSKKKNVKVKKKGEKDMDNLKQELELDEHKVPIEELFQRLSVNPDTGLTMAEARRRTERDGPNALTPPKQTPEWIKFCKNLFGGFSLLLWIGAILCFIAYSIEAVSEEEPNNDNLYLGIVLTAVVIITGIFSYYQESKSSRIMESFKNLVPQYAIVIREGEKQNVQAEELCLGDIIDVKFGDRIPADVRVIEARGFKVDNSSLTGESEPQSRSSEFTSENPLETKNLAFFSTNAVEGTAKGIVINIGDNTVMGRIAGLASGLETGETPIAKEISHFIHIITGVAVFLGVTFFVIAFIMGYHWLDAVVFLIGIIVANVPEGLLATVTVCLTLTAKRMAAKNCLVKNLEAVETLGSTSTICSDKTGTLTQNRMTVAHMWFDNTIIEADTSEDQSGCQYDKSSEGWKTLSRIAALCNRAEFKTGQEDVPILKREVNGDASEAALLKCVELAVGDVRGWRSRNKKVCEIPFNSTNKYQVSIHETQDKNDPRYLLVMKGAPERILERCSTIFMNGEEKALDEELKESFNNAYLELGGLGERVLGFCDYILPSDKYPLGYPFDADSVNFPVHGLRFVGLMSMIDPPRAAVPDAVAKCRSAGIKVIMVTGDHPITAKAIAKSVGIISEGNETVEDIAQRLNIPIKEVDPREAKAAVVHGSELRDMTSEQLDDVLIHHTEIVFARTSPQQKLIIVEGCQRMGAIVAVTGDGVNDSPALKKADIGVAMGIAGSDVSKQAADMILLDDNFASIVTGVEEGRLIFDNLKKSIAYTLTSNIPEISPFLFFMIASVPLPLGTVTILCIDLGTDMVPAISLAYEEAESDIMKRQPRNPFTDKLVNERLISMAYGQIGMIQALAGFYVYFVIMAENGFLPPKLFGIREQWDSKAINDLEDHYGQEWTYHDRKVLEYTCHTAFFVAIVVVQWADLIICKTRRNSILHQGMKNMVLNFGLCFETTLAAFLSYTPGMDKGLRMYPLKFYWWLPALPFSLLIFVYDECRRFVLRRNPGGWVEMETYY; this is encoded by the exons ATGGCCGAC ACGGGAAGGGCAGATTCGTACCGGCACGCTACGGACCGAACCATCCCTGATGATAACCGAACTGTGCAAGGGGACCCCAAG TCCAAAAAGAAGAAtgtgaaggtaaagaagaagggggagaaggatatGGACAACCTGAAGCAGGAGCTGGAGCTAGATGAACACAAAGTCCCCATCGAAGAACTCTTTCAGCGCCTCTCCGTCAACCCCGACACA GGTTTGACCATGGCTGAGGCTCGCCGCAGGACAGAAAGAGATGGCCCCAACGCCCTCACTCCTCCAAAGCAGACTCCGGAATGGATCAAGTTTTGCAAGAACCTGTTCGGAGGCTTCTCCTTGCTACTGTGGATTGGTGCCATCCTCTGCTTCATCGCCTACTCCATCGAGGCAGTCTCAGAGGAGGAGCCCAACAATGATAAT CTGTACTTGGGCATTGTACTCACTGCTGTCGTGATCATCACAGGCATCTTCTCATACTACCAAGAGAGCAAAAGTTCGCGTATCATGGAGTCCTTCAAAAACCTTGTTCCTCAG TATGCCATTGTCATCCGTGAAGGTGAGAAACAAAACGTCCAGGCTGAGGAACTCTGCTTAGGTGACATCATTGACGTCAAGTTTGGTGACCGTATCCCTGCTGATGTGCGTGTCATCGAGGCTCGAGGCTTCAAG GTCGACAACTCTTCCCTCACTGGTGAATCTGAGCCTCAGAGCCGCTCTTCGGAATTCACCTCCGAAAACCCTCTCGAGACGAAGAACCTTGCCTTCTTCTCTACCAATGCTGTTGAGG GTACGGCAAAGGGTATTGTAATCAACATTGGCGACAACACTGTGATGGGCCGCATTGCTGGTTTGGCCTCAGGCCTGGAGACTGGAGAGACCCCCATTGCCAAGGAAATCAGTCACTTCATCCACATCATTACTGGTGTGGCAGTCTTCCTGGGTGTTACCTTCTTCGTCATTGCCTTCATTATGG GCTACCACTGGCTGGATGCTGTTGTGTTCCTCATTGGTATCATTGTGGCCAATGTACCAGAAGGTCTGCTGGCTACTGTGACTGTATGTCTCACCCTCACTGCCAAGCGTATGGCTGCCAAGAACTGCCTGGTCAAGAACTTGGAAGCTGTGGAGACCCTTGGTTCAACTTCAACCATCTGCTCTGACAAGACTGGCACCCTCACCCAGAACCGTATGACAGTCGCTCATATGTGGTTCGACAACACCATTATTGAAGCCGACACCTCTGAGGATCAGTCAGGCTGCCAGTATGACAAGAGCTCTGAAGGGTGGAAGACCCTCTCCAGGATCGCTGCTCTATGCAACCGTGCTGAGTTCAAAACTGGCCAGGAAGATGTTCCCATCCTGAAACGAGAGGTGAACGGTGATGCTTCTGAGGCAGCCCTACTGAAGTGTGTGGAACTGGCTGTTGGAGATGTCAGAGGCTGGCGTTCCCGCAACAAGAAGGTTTGTGAGATTCCCTTCAACTCCACCAACAAATACCAAGTGTCTATCCACGAGACACAGGACAAGAATGATCCTCGCTACCTCCTCGTAATGAAGGGTGCCCCCGAGAGAATCCTTGAGCGATGCTCAACCATCTTCATGAATGGTGAGGAAAAGGCTCTGGATGAGGAACTGAAGGAATCTTTCAACAATGCCTACCTTGAGCTCGGAGGTCTTGGAGAGCGTGTGCTGGGCTTCTGTGACTACATACTTCCCTCAGACAAGTATCCCCTGGGTTATCCCTTCGATGCTGATTCTGTCAATTTCCCCGTACATGGCCTCAGGTTTGTCGGACTCATGTCCATGATTGATCCTCCCCGTGCTGCTGTGCCTGATGCTGTGGCCAAGTGCCGTTCTGCTGGTATCAAGGTCATCATGGTTACTGGTGATCACCCTATCACTGCCAAGGCTATTGCCAAGTCTGTGGGTATCATTTCTGAGGGCAACGAGACTGTGGAGGACATTGCCCAGAGGCTCAACATTCCCATCAAGGAAGTTGATCCTCGTGAAGCCAAGGCTGCTGTGGTTCACGGCTCTGAGCTGAGGGACATGACTTCTGAGCAGCTTGATGATGTTCTCATCCATCACACAGAAATTGTGTTTGCCCGTACCTCTCCACAGCAGAAGCTGATCATTGTAGAGGGCTGCCAGCGCATGGGAGCCATTGTGGCCGTGACTGGAGATGGTGTGAATGACTCCCCAGCTCTCAAGAAGGCTGATATTG GCGTGGCCATGGGTATTGCGGGTTCCGACGTGTCCAAGCAGGCTGCTGACATGATTCTGTTGGACGACAACTTTGCCTCCATTGTCACCGGGGTGGAAGAGGGCAGGCTTATTTTTGATAACCTGAAGAAATCTATCGCCTACACCCTCACTTCCAACATCCCCGAGATCTCACCTTTCCTGTTCTTCATGATTGCCTCCGTGCCTCTTCCTCTGGGAACAGTTACCATCCTCTGCATCGATCTGGGTACTGACATG GTGCCTGCCATTTCCCTTGCCTATGAAGAAGCTGAGTCAGATATTATGAAGCGCCAGCCCCGCAATCCCTTCACGGACAAGCTCGTGAACGAGAG ACTCATCTCCATGGCCTACGGTCAGATCGGCATGATCCAGGCCCTGGCCGGCTTCTATGTATACTTCGTCATCATGGCTGAGAATGGCTTCCTGCCTCCCAAACTCTTTGGCATCCGTGAGCAGTGGGACTCCAAGGCCATCAACGATCTGGAGGATCACTATGGCCAAGAATGG ACCTACCACGACCGCAAGGTCCTTGAGTACACCTGCCACACTGCATTCTTTGTGGCCATCGTGGTGGTGCAGTGGGCTGACTTGATCATCTGTAAGACCCGCCGTAACTCCATTCTTCACCAGGGCATGAA GAACATGGTGCTTAACTTTGGGCTGTGCTTCGAGACCACACTGGCTGCCTTCCTCTCCTACACCCCAGGCATGGACAAGGGTCTGAGGATGTACCCACTCAA GTTCTATTGGTGGCTGCCGGCTCTGCCCTTCTCATTACTCATCTTCGTGTACGACGAGTGTCGCCGGTTCGTGCTGCGCAGGAACCCTGGTGGCTGGGTGGAGATGGAGACCTATTATTAA
- the LOC127005145 gene encoding sodium/potassium-transporting ATPase subunit alpha-like isoform X9 has product MADSKKKNVKVKKKGEKDMDNLKQELELDEHKVPIEELFQRLSVNPDTGLTMAEARRRTERDGPNALTPPKQTPEWIKFCKNLFGGFSLLLWIGAILCFIAYSIEAVSEEEPNNDNLYLGIVLTAVVIITGIFSYYQESKSSRIMESFKNLVPQYAIVIREGEKQNVQAEELCLGDIIDVKFGDRIPADVRVIEARGFKVDNSSLTGESEPQSRSSEFTSENPLETKNLAFFSTNAVEGTAKGIVINIGDNTVMGRIAGLASGLETGETPIAKEISHFIHIITGVAVFLGVTFFVIAFIMGYHWLDAVVFLIGIIVANVPEGLLATVTVCLTLTAKRMAAKNCLVKNLEAVETLGSTSTICSDKTGTLTQNRMTVAHMWFDNTIIEADTSEDQSGCQYDKSSEGWKTLSRIAALCNRAEFKTGQEDVPILKREVNGDASEAALLKCVELAVGDVRGWRSRNKKVCEIPFNSTNKYQVSIHETQDKNDPRYLLVMKGAPERILERCSTIFMNGEEKALDEELKESFNNAYLELGGLGERVLGFCDYILPSDKYPLGYPFDADSVNFPVHGLRFVGLMSMIDPPRAAVPDAVAKCRSAGIKVIMVTGDHPITAKAIAKSVGIISEGNETVEDIAQRLNIPIKEVDPREAKAAVVHGSELRDMTSEQLDDVLIHHTEIVFARTSPQQKLIIVEGCQRMGAIVAVTGDGVNDSPALKKADIGVAMGIAGSDVSKQAADMILLDDNFASIVTGVEEGRLIFDNLKKSIAYTLTSNIPEISPFLFFMIASVPLPLGTVTILCIDLGTDMVPAISLAYEEAESDIMKRQPRNPFTDKLVNERLISMAYGQIGMIQALAGFYVYFVIMAENGFLPPKLFGIREQWDSKAINDLEDHYGQEWTYHDRKVLEYTCHTAFFVAIVVVQWADLIICKTRRNSILHQGMKNMVLNFGLCFETTLAAFLSYTPGMDKGLRMYPLKFYWWLPALPFSLLIFVYDECRRFVLRRNPGGWVEMETYY; this is encoded by the exons ATGGCCGAC TCCAAAAAGAAGAAtgtgaaggtaaagaagaagggggagaaggatatGGACAACCTGAAGCAGGAGCTGGAGCTAGATGAACACAAAGTCCCCATCGAAGAACTCTTTCAGCGCCTCTCCGTCAACCCCGACACA GGTTTGACCATGGCTGAGGCTCGCCGCAGGACAGAAAGAGATGGCCCCAACGCCCTCACTCCTCCAAAGCAGACTCCGGAATGGATCAAGTTTTGCAAGAACCTGTTCGGAGGCTTCTCCTTGCTACTGTGGATTGGTGCCATCCTCTGCTTCATCGCCTACTCCATCGAGGCAGTCTCAGAGGAGGAGCCCAACAATGATAAT CTGTACTTGGGCATTGTACTCACTGCTGTCGTGATCATCACAGGCATCTTCTCATACTACCAAGAGAGCAAAAGTTCGCGTATCATGGAGTCCTTCAAAAACCTTGTTCCTCAG TATGCCATTGTCATCCGTGAAGGTGAGAAACAAAACGTCCAGGCTGAGGAACTCTGCTTAGGTGACATCATTGACGTCAAGTTTGGTGACCGTATCCCTGCTGATGTGCGTGTCATCGAGGCTCGAGGCTTCAAG GTCGACAACTCTTCCCTCACTGGTGAATCTGAGCCTCAGAGCCGCTCTTCGGAATTCACCTCCGAAAACCCTCTCGAGACGAAGAACCTTGCCTTCTTCTCTACCAATGCTGTTGAGG GTACGGCAAAGGGTATTGTAATCAACATTGGCGACAACACTGTGATGGGCCGCATTGCTGGTTTGGCCTCAGGCCTGGAGACTGGAGAGACCCCCATTGCCAAGGAAATCAGTCACTTCATCCACATCATTACTGGTGTGGCAGTCTTCCTGGGTGTTACCTTCTTCGTCATTGCCTTCATTATGG GCTACCACTGGCTGGATGCTGTTGTGTTCCTCATTGGTATCATTGTGGCCAATGTACCAGAAGGTCTGCTGGCTACTGTGACTGTATGTCTCACCCTCACTGCCAAGCGTATGGCTGCCAAGAACTGCCTGGTCAAGAACTTGGAAGCTGTGGAGACCCTTGGTTCAACTTCAACCATCTGCTCTGACAAGACTGGCACCCTCACCCAGAACCGTATGACAGTCGCTCATATGTGGTTCGACAACACCATTATTGAAGCCGACACCTCTGAGGATCAGTCAGGCTGCCAGTATGACAAGAGCTCTGAAGGGTGGAAGACCCTCTCCAGGATCGCTGCTCTATGCAACCGTGCTGAGTTCAAAACTGGCCAGGAAGATGTTCCCATCCTGAAACGAGAGGTGAACGGTGATGCTTCTGAGGCAGCCCTACTGAAGTGTGTGGAACTGGCTGTTGGAGATGTCAGAGGCTGGCGTTCCCGCAACAAGAAGGTTTGTGAGATTCCCTTCAACTCCACCAACAAATACCAAGTGTCTATCCACGAGACACAGGACAAGAATGATCCTCGCTACCTCCTCGTAATGAAGGGTGCCCCCGAGAGAATCCTTGAGCGATGCTCAACCATCTTCATGAATGGTGAGGAAAAGGCTCTGGATGAGGAACTGAAGGAATCTTTCAACAATGCCTACCTTGAGCTCGGAGGTCTTGGAGAGCGTGTGCTGGGCTTCTGTGACTACATACTTCCCTCAGACAAGTATCCCCTGGGTTATCCCTTCGATGCTGATTCTGTCAATTTCCCCGTACATGGCCTCAGGTTTGTCGGACTCATGTCCATGATTGATCCTCCCCGTGCTGCTGTGCCTGATGCTGTGGCCAAGTGCCGTTCTGCTGGTATCAAGGTCATCATGGTTACTGGTGATCACCCTATCACTGCCAAGGCTATTGCCAAGTCTGTGGGTATCATTTCTGAGGGCAACGAGACTGTGGAGGACATTGCCCAGAGGCTCAACATTCCCATCAAGGAAGTTGATCCTCGTGAAGCCAAGGCTGCTGTGGTTCACGGCTCTGAGCTGAGGGACATGACTTCTGAGCAGCTTGATGATGTTCTCATCCATCACACAGAAATTGTGTTTGCCCGTACCTCTCCACAGCAGAAGCTGATCATTGTAGAGGGCTGCCAGCGCATGGGAGCCATTGTGGCCGTGACTGGAGATGGTGTGAATGACTCCCCAGCTCTCAAGAAGGCTGATATTG GCGTGGCCATGGGTATTGCGGGTTCCGACGTGTCCAAGCAGGCTGCTGACATGATTCTGTTGGACGACAACTTTGCCTCCATTGTCACCGGGGTGGAAGAGGGCAGGCTTATTTTTGATAACCTGAAGAAATCTATCGCCTACACCCTCACTTCCAACATCCCCGAGATCTCACCTTTCCTGTTCTTCATGATTGCCTCCGTGCCTCTTCCTCTGGGAACAGTTACCATCCTCTGCATCGATCTGGGTACTGACATG GTGCCTGCCATTTCCCTTGCCTATGAAGAAGCTGAGTCAGATATTATGAAGCGCCAGCCCCGCAATCCCTTCACGGACAAGCTCGTGAACGAGAG ACTCATCTCCATGGCCTACGGTCAGATCGGCATGATCCAGGCCCTGGCCGGCTTCTATGTATACTTCGTCATCATGGCTGAGAATGGCTTCCTGCCTCCCAAACTCTTTGGCATCCGTGAGCAGTGGGACTCCAAGGCCATCAACGATCTGGAGGATCACTATGGCCAAGAATGG ACCTACCACGACCGCAAGGTCCTTGAGTACACCTGCCACACTGCATTCTTTGTGGCCATCGTGGTGGTGCAGTGGGCTGACTTGATCATCTGTAAGACCCGCCGTAACTCCATTCTTCACCAGGGCATGAA GAACATGGTGCTTAACTTTGGGCTGTGCTTCGAGACCACACTGGCTGCCTTCCTCTCCTACACCCCAGGCATGGACAAGGGTCTGAGGATGTACCCACTCAA GTTCTATTGGTGGCTGCCGGCTCTGCCCTTCTCATTACTCATCTTCGTGTACGACGAGTGTCGCCGGTTCGTGCTGCGCAGGAACCCTGGTGGCTGGGTGGAGATGGAGACCTATTATTAA
- the LOC127005145 gene encoding sodium/potassium-transporting ATPase subunit alpha-like isoform X2, translating to MARDQYTVQEETGRADSYRHATDRTIPDDNRTVQGDPKSKKKNVKVKKKGEKDMDNLKQELELDEHKVPIEELFQRLSVNPDTGLTMAEARRRTERDGPNALTPPKQTPEWIKFCKNLFGGFSLLLWIGAILCFIAYSIEAVSEEEPNNDNLYLGIVLTAVVIITGIFSYYQESKSSRIMESFKNLVPQYAIVIREGEKQNVQAEELCLGDIIDVKFGDRIPADVRVIEARGFKVDNSSLTGESEPQSRSSEFTSENPLETKNLAFFSTNAVEGTAKGIVINIGDNTVMGRIAGLASGLETGETPIAKEISHFIHIITGVAVFLGVTFFVIAFIMGYHWLDAVVFLIGIIVANVPEGLLATVTVCLTLTAKRMAAKNCLVKNLEAVETLGSTSTICSDKTGTLTQNRMTVAHMWFDNTIIEADTSEDQSGCQYDKSSEGWKTLSRIAALCNRAEFKTGQEDVPILKREVNGDASEAALLKCVELAVGDVRGWRSRNKKVCEIPFNSTNKYQVSIHETQDKNDPRYLLVMKGAPERILERCSTIFMNGEEKALDEELKESFNNAYLELGGLGERVLGFCDYILPSDKYPLGYPFDADSVNFPVHGLRFVGLMSMIDPPRAAVPDAVAKCRSAGIKVIMVTGDHPITAKAIAKSVGIISEGNETVEDIAQRLNIPIKEVDPREAKAAVVHGSELRDMTSEQLDDVLIHHTEIVFARTSPQQKLIIVEGCQRMGAIVAVTGDGVNDSPALKKADIGVAMGIAGSDVSKQAADMILLDDNFASIVTGVEEGRLIFDNLKKSIAYTLTSNIPEISPFLFFMIASVPLPLGTVTILCIDLGTDMVPAISLAYEAAESDIMKRQPRNPFTDKLVNERLISMAYGQIGMIQALAGFYVYFVIMAENGFLPPKLFGIREQWDSKAINDLEDHYGQEWTYHDRKVLEYTCHTAFFVAIVVVQWADLIICKTRRNSILHQGMKNMVLNFGLCFETTLAAFLSYTPGMDKGLRMYPLKFYWWLPALPFSLLIFVYDECRRFVLRRNPGGWVEMETYY from the exons ACGGGAAGGGCAGATTCGTACCGGCACGCTACGGACCGAACCATCCCTGATGATAACCGAACTGTGCAAGGGGACCCCAAG TCCAAAAAGAAGAAtgtgaaggtaaagaagaagggggagaaggatatGGACAACCTGAAGCAGGAGCTGGAGCTAGATGAACACAAAGTCCCCATCGAAGAACTCTTTCAGCGCCTCTCCGTCAACCCCGACACA GGTTTGACCATGGCTGAGGCTCGCCGCAGGACAGAAAGAGATGGCCCCAACGCCCTCACTCCTCCAAAGCAGACTCCGGAATGGATCAAGTTTTGCAAGAACCTGTTCGGAGGCTTCTCCTTGCTACTGTGGATTGGTGCCATCCTCTGCTTCATCGCCTACTCCATCGAGGCAGTCTCAGAGGAGGAGCCCAACAATGATAAT CTGTACTTGGGCATTGTACTCACTGCTGTCGTGATCATCACAGGCATCTTCTCATACTACCAAGAGAGCAAAAGTTCGCGTATCATGGAGTCCTTCAAAAACCTTGTTCCTCAG TATGCCATTGTCATCCGTGAAGGTGAGAAACAAAACGTCCAGGCTGAGGAACTCTGCTTAGGTGACATCATTGACGTCAAGTTTGGTGACCGTATCCCTGCTGATGTGCGTGTCATCGAGGCTCGAGGCTTCAAG GTCGACAACTCTTCCCTCACTGGTGAATCTGAGCCTCAGAGCCGCTCTTCGGAATTCACCTCCGAAAACCCTCTCGAGACGAAGAACCTTGCCTTCTTCTCTACCAATGCTGTTGAGG GTACGGCAAAGGGTATTGTAATCAACATTGGCGACAACACTGTGATGGGCCGCATTGCTGGTTTGGCCTCAGGCCTGGAGACTGGAGAGACCCCCATTGCCAAGGAAATCAGTCACTTCATCCACATCATTACTGGTGTGGCAGTCTTCCTGGGTGTTACCTTCTTCGTCATTGCCTTCATTATGG GCTACCACTGGCTGGATGCTGTTGTGTTCCTCATTGGTATCATTGTGGCCAATGTACCAGAAGGTCTGCTGGCTACTGTGACTGTATGTCTCACCCTCACTGCCAAGCGTATGGCTGCCAAGAACTGCCTGGTCAAGAACTTGGAAGCTGTGGAGACCCTTGGTTCAACTTCAACCATCTGCTCTGACAAGACTGGCACCCTCACCCAGAACCGTATGACAGTCGCTCATATGTGGTTCGACAACACCATTATTGAAGCCGACACCTCTGAGGATCAGTCAGGCTGCCAGTATGACAAGAGCTCTGAAGGGTGGAAGACCCTCTCCAGGATCGCTGCTCTATGCAACCGTGCTGAGTTCAAAACTGGCCAGGAAGATGTTCCCATCCTGAAACGAGAGGTGAACGGTGATGCTTCTGAGGCAGCCCTACTGAAGTGTGTGGAACTGGCTGTTGGAGATGTCAGAGGCTGGCGTTCCCGCAACAAGAAGGTTTGTGAGATTCCCTTCAACTCCACCAACAAATACCAAGTGTCTATCCACGAGACACAGGACAAGAATGATCCTCGCTACCTCCTCGTAATGAAGGGTGCCCCCGAGAGAATCCTTGAGCGATGCTCAACCATCTTCATGAATGGTGAGGAAAAGGCTCTGGATGAGGAACTGAAGGAATCTTTCAACAATGCCTACCTTGAGCTCGGAGGTCTTGGAGAGCGTGTGCTGGGCTTCTGTGACTACATACTTCCCTCAGACAAGTATCCCCTGGGTTATCCCTTCGATGCTGATTCTGTCAATTTCCCCGTACATGGCCTCAGGTTTGTCGGACTCATGTCCATGATTGATCCTCCCCGTGCTGCTGTGCCTGATGCTGTGGCCAAGTGCCGTTCTGCTGGTATCAAGGTCATCATGGTTACTGGTGATCACCCTATCACTGCCAAGGCTATTGCCAAGTCTGTGGGTATCATTTCTGAGGGCAACGAGACTGTGGAGGACATTGCCCAGAGGCTCAACATTCCCATCAAGGAAGTTGATCCTCGTGAAGCCAAGGCTGCTGTGGTTCACGGCTCTGAGCTGAGGGACATGACTTCTGAGCAGCTTGATGATGTTCTCATCCATCACACAGAAATTGTGTTTGCCCGTACCTCTCCACAGCAGAAGCTGATCATTGTAGAGGGCTGCCAGCGCATGGGAGCCATTGTGGCCGTGACTGGAGATGGTGTGAATGACTCCCCAGCTCTCAAGAAGGCTGATATTG GCGTGGCCATGGGTATTGCGGGTTCCGACGTGTCCAAGCAGGCTGCTGACATGATTCTGTTGGACGACAACTTTGCCTCCATTGTCACCGGGGTGGAAGAGGGCAGGCTTATTTTTGATAACCTGAAGAAATCTATCGCCTACACCCTCACTTCCAACATCCCCGAGATCTCACCTTTCCTGTTCTTCATGATTGCCTCCGTGCCTCTTCCTCTGGGAACAGTTACCATCCTCTGCATCGATCTGGGTACTGACATG GTCCCAGCCATTTCCCTTGCCTATGAAGCGGCTGAATCTGATATTATGAAGCGTCAGCCCCGAAATCCGTTCACCGACAAGCTTGTGAACGAGAG ACTCATCTCCATGGCCTACGGTCAGATCGGCATGATCCAGGCCCTGGCCGGCTTCTATGTATACTTCGTCATCATGGCTGAGAATGGCTTCCTGCCTCCCAAACTCTTTGGCATCCGTGAGCAGTGGGACTCCAAGGCCATCAACGATCTGGAGGATCACTATGGCCAAGAATGG ACCTACCACGACCGCAAGGTCCTTGAGTACACCTGCCACACTGCATTCTTTGTGGCCATCGTGGTGGTGCAGTGGGCTGACTTGATCATCTGTAAGACCCGCCGTAACTCCATTCTTCACCAGGGCATGAA GAACATGGTGCTTAACTTTGGGCTGTGCTTCGAGACCACACTGGCTGCCTTCCTCTCCTACACCCCAGGCATGGACAAGGGTCTGAGGATGTACCCACTCAA GTTCTATTGGTGGCTGCCGGCTCTGCCCTTCTCATTACTCATCTTCGTGTACGACGAGTGTCGCCGGTTCGTGCTGCGCAGGAACCCTGGTGGCTGGGTGGAGATGGAGACCTATTATTAA